AGAGCGCCGCGATCCTGCCGGACATCCCGAGCGCGGATACTGCGCAGGAAGCGGACGCCGCGTTTCTGACAGAGTTTTCGCGCGCCGCTCAGGGGGACCCGCAAGCCGAGACGCAGCTGGCGTATGCAGCGACCCAGGGGATGCTTGGCTCTCTGCACGACAGCCACACCTATTTCCTTACTCCGAGCAAGTTCGCGGCGTCCCAGCAGGCGCTGACGGGGGCGTCGGCGTTCACCGGCATCGGCATCCGGATCATCGGACGGGCCGACGCCGCCGGCGTACGCTGGGTGTTTGTTGAAGACGTGCTGCCGGGATCCCCTGCCGAGGCCGCGGGGCTCCAACGCTTCGACCGGATCGTGCAGGCGGGCGCCACGTCCCTGCGGAATGCGACCCCCGGCGAGGCGAGCCAGGCGGTCCGCGGTCCGGCCGGCACCACCGTGGCCCTCACCGTGCTGCGGGGTCAGCAGACCCTGCAGATATCGATCATCCGGGCCGCGATCCAATCAGGTCCTGTGGAAGCCCGGTTCATCCAGCCCGGCATCGCCTACGTCCGCCTCTTCGAGTTCAGCCAGGGGGCCGGGCACGATCTGAACGCCGCCCTGAGGGAACTCGCCACGCAGGCGCCGCTGCGCGCCATCATCTTGGACCTACGCGGCAATCCCGGCGGTCTGATCACCGAGGCGGCGCGCGTCGGCAGCTTGTTCCTCCCGCCCGGGACCGCGCTCGCGAACGTGACCGATCGGCAGGACGGGTCCGGCGTACTCACGACGCGGGGCATGGGCCCGTTCGCCCAGGTCCCCCTTGCCGTTCTGGTCGATTCAGGCAGCGCCTCCGGCGCGGAGGTCGTGGCCGGCGCGCTGAAGGACGACCATCGTGCGACGATCGTTGGCGAGAAGACAGCGGGCGCCTTGGGTGGGGCGATTGAGGTCCCTCTCCCGGAAGGTGGGATGTTCGTGACAGTCGAGCGGATTACTACCCCTCGCGGCGCGCAGGTCGAGGGCGTGGGCATCTCACCCGACGTTCCGGTGACGCTCACGGAGGCCGACATGGAGCGGGGCGTGGACACCCAGCTGCAGGCGACGCTTCAGGGCGCCAAAGCGCCAGGCCATGCTGCGTCCGTGCGCAGTCTGGTTCGAACGACGTACTGACTGGTGCGCGCATGAATGACCAAGAGAGTGGTGGCGGCGTGGAGAGGTCCTAGGTTGTCCTGGTGGGCTCCGAGCTACTTCGCTGACGCCGAAGTCTACCCATCCCGCCGCCACCATCGCCGGCATGTGGAACGCACTCACCCCATTTCCGCAAAGATCAGCAACCAGATCAGACTTAAGTGACTATGCGACCAAGCGCGCCGTTCGGGGCCGTAGTGATAACGGCAGAATCCCCCTCCCGGCACCAAATCCAGCAAGCACCTCGTCGTCTAGCTGCAGGATCCCGGCCAAGTTCCCACGCACCTCGGCCCACAGGTGCCCGTCC
Above is a window of bacterium DNA encoding:
- a CDS encoding S41 family peptidase; the protein is MNRVGKLGHSRSAWSRAAVAALALAMVLMAQVGPARAADGSLVVSALRVLDRHYVEPVHPVDLLNAALATVRMATHESAAILPDIPSADTAQEADAAFLTEFSRAAQGDPQAETQLAYAATQGMLGSLHDSHTYFLTPSKFAASQQALTGASAFTGIGIRIIGRADAAGVRWVFVEDVLPGSPAEAAGLQRFDRIVQAGATSLRNATPGEASQAVRGPAGTTVALTVLRGQQTLQISIIRAAIQSGPVEARFIQPGIAYVRLFEFSQGAGHDLNAALRELATQAPLRAIILDLRGNPGGLITEAARVGSLFLPPGTALANVTDRQDGSGVLTTRGMGPFAQVPLAVLVDSGSASGAEVVAGALKDDHRATIVGEKTAGALGGAIEVPLPEGGMFVTVERITTPRGAQVEGVGISPDVPVTLTEADMERGVDTQLQATLQGAKAPGHAASVRSLVRTTY